A part of Arachis hypogaea cultivar Tifrunner chromosome 12, arahy.Tifrunner.gnm2.J5K5, whole genome shotgun sequence genomic DNA contains:
- the LOC112726218 gene encoding (+)-neomenthol dehydrogenase isoform X1: MGEEAKRYAVVTGANKGIGFGICKKLASTGGVVVVLTARDEKRGLEAIERLNKEFGLSHDALLFHQLDVTDPLSVASLAAFVKTRFGKLDILVNNAGVPGGVVNGENVLRRKRGELTGWTDWNIIVRQNYELAKECVETNFFGAERVTEALLTLLQLSTSPRIVNVSSAMGVLKHIPNEWARGLFEDIDNLTNQKLGDVLREFLKDYKQGSLESKNWPIVVSGYTMSKAALNAYTRMLAKKFPNFRVNCVCPGFVKTDLNENTGFMSIDEGAESPVRLALLPDDSPSGQFYSVDEIIPF; encoded by the exons ATGGGAGAAGAAGCAAAAAG GTATGCGGTAGTGACAGGAGCAAACAAAGGAATTGGGTTTGGGATATGCAAGAAATTGGCATCAACTGGTGGCGTTGTGGTGGTGCTTACAGCAAGAGATGAGAAGAGGGGTTTGGAAGCCATTGAAAGATTGAACAAAGAGTTTGGCCTCTCTCATGACGCTTTGCTTTTTCATCAACTTGATGTCACTGACCCTCTTAGCGTTGCTTCTTTGGCAGCTTTTGTTAAGACAAGATTTGGAAAACTTGATATATTG GTGAATAACGCAGGTGTTCCTGGGGGAGTAGTAAATGGAGAGAACGTCCTTAGAAGG AAAAGGGGTGAATTAACGGGTTGGACCGATTGGAATATCATAGTTAGACAAAATTATGAGCTAGCTAAGGAATGTGTTGAAACCAACTTCTTTGGAGCTGAAAGAGTAACCGAAGCTCTTCTTACTTTGCTTCAGCTATCCACTTCACCAAGGATTGTCAATGTTTCCTCCGCAATGGGGGTATTGAAg CATATACCAAATGAATGGGCTAGAGGATTGTTTGAGGACATTGATAACCTCACAAACCAAAAACTTGGCGATGTTCTGAGAGAGTTCCTTAAGGATTACAAACAAGGTTCATTGGAATCCAAGAACTGGCCAATAGTGGTTTCAGGCTACACAATGTCAAAGGCTGCTTTGAATGCATACACGAGAATGCTTGCTAAGAAATTCCCTAATTTTAGAGTAAATTGTGTGTGCCCTGGATTTGTGAAGACCGATTTGAATGAGAATACTGGATTTATGAGCATTGATGAAGGTGCTGAATCTCCTGTAAGGCTTGCATTGTTGCCTGATGATTCTCCTTCTGGTCAATTTTATTCAGTGGATGAAATCATTCCCTTTTGA
- the LOC112726218 gene encoding (+)-neomenthol dehydrogenase isoform X2, producing MGEEAKRYAVVTGANKGIGFGICKKLASTGGVVVVLTARDEKRGLEAIERLNKEFGLSHDALLFHQLDVTDPLSVASLAAFVKTRFGKLDILKRGELTGWTDWNIIVRQNYELAKECVETNFFGAERVTEALLTLLQLSTSPRIVNVSSAMGVLKHIPNEWARGLFEDIDNLTNQKLGDVLREFLKDYKQGSLESKNWPIVVSGYTMSKAALNAYTRMLAKKFPNFRVNCVCPGFVKTDLNENTGFMSIDEGAESPVRLALLPDDSPSGQFYSVDEIIPF from the exons ATGGGAGAAGAAGCAAAAAG GTATGCGGTAGTGACAGGAGCAAACAAAGGAATTGGGTTTGGGATATGCAAGAAATTGGCATCAACTGGTGGCGTTGTGGTGGTGCTTACAGCAAGAGATGAGAAGAGGGGTTTGGAAGCCATTGAAAGATTGAACAAAGAGTTTGGCCTCTCTCATGACGCTTTGCTTTTTCATCAACTTGATGTCACTGACCCTCTTAGCGTTGCTTCTTTGGCAGCTTTTGTTAAGACAAGATTTGGAAAACTTGATATATTG AAAAGGGGTGAATTAACGGGTTGGACCGATTGGAATATCATAGTTAGACAAAATTATGAGCTAGCTAAGGAATGTGTTGAAACCAACTTCTTTGGAGCTGAAAGAGTAACCGAAGCTCTTCTTACTTTGCTTCAGCTATCCACTTCACCAAGGATTGTCAATGTTTCCTCCGCAATGGGGGTATTGAAg CATATACCAAATGAATGGGCTAGAGGATTGTTTGAGGACATTGATAACCTCACAAACCAAAAACTTGGCGATGTTCTGAGAGAGTTCCTTAAGGATTACAAACAAGGTTCATTGGAATCCAAGAACTGGCCAATAGTGGTTTCAGGCTACACAATGTCAAAGGCTGCTTTGAATGCATACACGAGAATGCTTGCTAAGAAATTCCCTAATTTTAGAGTAAATTGTGTGTGCCCTGGATTTGTGAAGACCGATTTGAATGAGAATACTGGATTTATGAGCATTGATGAAGGTGCTGAATCTCCTGTAAGGCTTGCATTGTTGCCTGATGATTCTCCTTCTGGTCAATTTTATTCAGTGGATGAAATCATTCCCTTTTGA